In a genomic window of Theropithecus gelada isolate Dixy chromosome 15, Tgel_1.0, whole genome shotgun sequence:
- the LOC112608143 gene encoding putative spermatogenesis-associated protein 31C1 isoform X3 — MENLPFPLKLLSASSLNAPSSTPWVLDIFLTLVFALGFFFLLFPYFSYLRCDDPPSPSPGKRKCHLVSPRHLVSPRHLVSQCPVGRRGRPRGRMKNHSLRACRPRLRGLEELWNLFSQLQSLLGPLLDKGDFGQLSGPDPPGEVGKRAPDGDSRSSHEPMEDTAPMLSPLASPDPRTKHPQDLASTPSPGPMTTSVSSLSASQAPEPSLPPESPSPEPPALFPHPPHTSDSPSPPKAFPAPPLRDSTLIIPSHCDSVALPLGTVPQSLSLRKDLAASVPAISGLGGSNSQVSTFSWWQETTRTWCVFNSSVQQDHLSRQRETTMSPLLFQAQPLSHLGPESQPFISSTPQFRPIPMAQAEAQAHLQSSFPVLSPAFPSPIHNSGVACPASQIKVQALCLPETQHPEWPLLRKQLEGGLALPSRVQKSQDVFSVSTPNLPQESSTSILPENFPISPELQRQLEQHIQKWFIQHRGNLGRIQESLDLMQLRDESSGTSQAKGKPRPWQSSTSTGESSKEAQKVKFQLERDPCPHLGQILGQTPQNLSRGMESFPGKVLGMTSEESERDLRKPLRSDSGSDLLRRTERNRIENILKTHVGRKLGQMNEGLIPVSVRRSWLAVNQAFPMSNTHVKTSNLAPPKSGKACVNTAQVLPFLEPCTQQVLGAHIGRLWAKHRWGLPLRVLKPIQCFKLEKVSSLSLTQLAGPSSATCEPGAGSKVEVATFLREPPMASLREQVLTKASDMPESLLASSPACKQFQRAPPGIPSWNDHGPLKAPPAAQEGRWPSKPLTYSLTGSTQQSRSLGAQSSRAVETREAVPQPRVPLGTRMLANLQATSDDVRGFEAPGTSRSSLLPKMSVSQDPRQLCLMEEVISEFEPGMATKSETQPQVCAAVVLLPDGQASVLPLVTENLAPQVPQGHLQSMPPGNMQASQELHDLMAARRSNLGHREPKNPNCQVSCKRQSPMFPPPHKSENSRKPNLEKHEERLEGLRTPQPTPVRKTEDTRQDEGVQPLPSKKQPPSISHFGENIKQFFQRVFSKKKSKPAPVTAESQKTGKNRSCVYSSSAEAQGLMTAVGQMLEEKMSLCHARHASKVNQHKQEFQAPVCGFPCNHRHPFYSEHSRMLSYAASSQQATLKSQSCPNRERQIRDQQPLKSVRCNNEQWGLRHPQLLLPKKAVSPVSPPQHWPKTPGASSHHHHCPRHCLLRGGI, encoded by the exons ATGGAGAATCTCCCCTTTCCTCTAAAATTACTTAGTGCCTCGTCGCTAAACGCCCCCAGCTCCACACCATGGGTGTTGGATATCTTCCTCACCTTGGTGTTTGCCCTGGGGTTCTTCTTCCTATTATTCCCCTACTTCTCTTACCTCCGTTGTGACGACCCACCCTCACCATCGCCTGGGAAGAGAAAG TGTCATCTTGTCTCCCCGCGTCATCTTGTCTCCCCGCGTCATCTTGTCTCCCAGTGTCCAGTAGGGCGGAGAGGGAGGCCCAGAGGCAGGATGAAAAACCACAGTCTGAGAG CTTGTAGACCGCGCCTGAGAGGCCTGGAGGAGCTTTGGAACCTGTTTTCACAACTGCAGAG CCTCCTGGGGCCGCTCCTTGACAAAGGTGACTTTGGTCAGCTCTCCGGTCCAGACCCCCCAGGTGAGGTGGGCAAAAGAGCACCTGATGGAGACTCCCGGTCCTCTCATGAGCCTATGGAAGATACTGCTCCCATGCTTTCCCCGTTAGCTTCCCCGGATCCTCGAACCAAGCATCCTCAGGATCTGGCCTCCACCCCATCACCAGGCCCAATGaccacctcagtctcctcccTAAGTGCCTCCCAGGCACCAGAACCTTCCCTTCCCCCAGAAAGCCCCTCACCTGAGCCACCTGCACTTTTCCCTCACCCACCACACACCTCTGATAGTCCGTCTCCTCCGAAAGCTTTCCCTGCTCCTCCCCTGCGGGACTCCACTCTGATAATTCCATCTCACTGTGACTCAGTGGCACTTCCACTGGGCACCGTCCCTCAAAGCTTGTCTCTGCGTAAGGATTTGGCGGCTTCTGTCCCAGCCATCTCAGGCCTTGGCGGCTCAAACAGTCAAGTTTCTACCTTCTCCTGGTGGCAGGAGACTACCAGAACCTGGTGCGTCTTCAACTCGTCAGTCCAGCAAGATCATCTTTCCCG TCAAAGGGAGACTACAATGTCCCCACTGCTTTTCCAGGCCCAGCCCCTGTCCCATCTGGGGCCCGAGTCCCAACCCTTTATTTCATCCACACCCCAATTCCGGCCCATACCTATGGCTCAGGCCGAGGCTCAGGCCCATCTTCAATCCTCTTTCCCAGTCCTGTCTCCTGCTTTTCCATCCCCGATTCATAACTCTGGAGTAGCTTGCCCTGCGTCGCAGATTAAAGTGCAAGCTCTTTGCCTACCTGAAACTCAGCACCCTGAATGGCCTTTGTTGAGGAAACAACTAGAAGGTGGGTTGGCTTTACCCTCTAGGGTCCAAAAATCTCAGGATGTGTTTAGTGTCTCCACTCCTAACCTTCCCCAGGAAAGCTCGACATCCATTCTGCCTGAGAACTTTCCGATCAGTCCTGAACTCCAGAGACAACTGGAGCAACACATTCAAAAGTGGTTCATTCAACACCGGGGCAACCTGGGAAGGATCCAAGAGTCTCTGGATCTGATGCAGCTTCGGGACGAATCGTCAGGGACAAGTCAGGCCAAGGGCAAACCCAGGCCCTGGCAGTCCTCCACGTCCACAGGCGAAAGCAGCAAGGAGGCACAGAAGGTGAAGTTCCAGCTGGAGAGGGACCCGTGCCCACATCTGGGGCAAATTCTGGGGCAGACCCCGCAAAATCTATCCAGGGGCATGGAAAGCTTCCCAGGGAAGGTTCTGGGGATGACCTCTGAGGAGTCAGAAAGGGACTTGAGGAAGCCCTTGAGGAGTGACTCAGGAAGTGATTTATTAAGACGCACAGAAAGGAATCGTATAGAAAACATCCTGAAAACCCACGTCGGCAGGAAGTTGGGCCAGATGAACGAGGGCTTGATCCCTGTGAGTGTGCGTCGATCCTGGCTTGCTGTCAACCAGGCTTTTCCCATGTCTAACACCCACGTGAAGACCAGCAATCTAGCACCCCCGAAAAGTGGGAAAGCCTGTGTGAACACAGCCCAGGTGCTTCCCTTCCTCGAGCCGTGTACGCAGCAGGTGCTGGGAGCCCATATTGGGAGGTTATGGGCCAAACACAGGTGGGGTCTACCCCTCAGGGTCCTCAAACCCATTCAGTGCTTTAAACTGGAAAAGGTTTCGTCCTTGTCTCTTACACAGCTTGCCGGTCCCTCCTCAGCCACCTGTGAACCTGGGGCTGGCTCAAAAGTTGAGGTGGCCACGTTCCTTAGAGAGCCACCGATGGCAAGTCTGAGAGAGCAGGTGCTGACCAAAGCATCTGACATGCCAGAGAGTCTGCTGGCCTCTTCCCCTGCATGTAAGCAGTTCCAGAGGGCCCCGCCAGGGATCCCATCTTGGAATGATCATGGGCCCTTGAAGGCTCCTCCAGCTGCACAGGAGGGCAGGTGGCCATCTAAGCCCCTCACATACAGCCTCACAGGCAGCACCCAGCAGAGCAGGAGCTTAGGAGCCCAGTCTTCAAGGGCTGTAGAGACCAGGGAGGCAGTGCCACAACCCAGAGTCCCCTTGGGAACCCGTATGCTGGCAAACCTCCAAGCCACAAGTGATGATGTGCGTGGTTTCGAGGCTCCAGGGACCAGCAGAAGTTCTTTACTCCCTAAAATGTCTGTCTCCCAAGATCCAAGACAGCTGTGTCTTATGGAGGAAGTTATTAGTGAATTTGAGCCTGGAATGGCCACGAAGTCAGAGACCCAGCCTCAAGTTTGTGCCGCTGTTGTGCTCCTTCCAGATGGGCAAGCGTCTGTTCTGCCCCTTGTTACAGAGAATTTGGCTCCTCAAGTGCCCCAGGGCCATCTCCAGAGCATGCCTCCTGGGAACATGCAGGCTTCCCAGGAGCTACATGACCTCATGGCAGCCAGAAGGAGCAACCTGGGGCACAGGGAGCCCAAGAACCCAAACTGTCAAGTCTCATGCAAGAGACAAAGCCCGATGTTTCCCCCTCCTCACAAGAGTGAGAACTCTAGGAAGCCCAACttagaaaaacatgaagaaaggCTTGAAGGATTGAGGACACCTCAACCTACCCCGGTCAGGAAAACAGAGGACACCCGTCAGGATGAAGGCGTCCAGCCATTGCCATCAAAGAAACAGCCTCCTTCAATAAGCCACTTTGGAGAAAACATCAAGCAATTTTTTCAGCGggttttctcaaagaaaaaaagcaagccaGCACCAGTCACTGCCGAGAgccaaaaaacaggaaaaaacagatCCTGTGTGTACAGCAGCAGTGCTGAAGCTCAGGGGCTCATGACAGCAGTTGGACAGATGCTGGAGGAGAAGATGTCACTTTGCCACGCACGCCATGCCTCGAAGGTAAATCAGCACAAACAGGAGTTTCAAGCTCCAGTCTGTGGGTTTCCCTGCAACCACAGGCACCCCTTCTACTCAGAACACAGCAGAATGCTGAGCTATGCCGCCAGCAGTCAACAAGCCACTCTCAAGAGCCAGAGTTGTCCCAACAGAGAGAGGCAAATCAGAGACCAACAGCCCTTGAAAAGTGTCCGGTGCAACAATGAGCAATGGGGCCTGCGACATCCCCAACTCTTGCTCCCCAAGAAAGCTGTATCCCCAGTCAGTCCCCCTCAGCACTGGCCGAAGACACCTGGTGCCTCCagccaccatcaccactgtcccAGGCACTGTCTTCTTCGGGGAGGTATCTAA
- the LOC112608143 gene encoding spermatogenesis-associated protein 31A1-like isoform X5: MENLPFPLKLLSASSLNAPSSTPWVLDIFLTLVFALGFFFLLFPYFSYLRCDDPPSPSPGKRKRHLVSQCPVGRRGRPRGRMKNHSLRACRPRLRGLEELWNLFSQLQSLLGPLLDKGDFGQLSGPDPPGEVGKRAPDGDSRSSHEPMEDTAPMLSPLASPDPRTKHPQDLASTPSPGPMTTSVSSLSASQAPEPSLPPESPSPEPPALFPHPPHTSDSPSPPKAFPAPPLRDSTLIIPSHCDSVALPLGTVPQSLSLRKDLAASVPAISGLGGSNSQVSTFSWWQETTRTWCVFNSSVQQDHLSRQRETTMSPLLFQAQPLSHLGPESQPFISSTPQFRPIPMAQAEAQAHLQSSFPVLSPAFPSPIHNSGVACPASQIKVQALCLPETQHPEWPLLRKQLEGGLALPSRVQKSQDVFSVSTPNLPQESSTSILPENFPISPELQRQLEQHIQKWFIQHRGNLGRIQESLDLMQLRDESSGTSQAKGKPRPWQSSTSTGESSKEAQKVKFQLERDPCPHLGQILGQTPQNLSRGMESFPGKVLGMTSEESERDLRKPLRSDSGSDLLRRTERNRIENILKTHVGRKLGQMNEGLIPVSVRRSWLAVNQAFPMSNTHVKTSNLAPPKSGKACVNTAQVLPFLEPCTQQVLGAHIGRLWAKHRWGLPLRVLKPIQCFKLEKVSSLSLTQLAGPSSATCEPGAGSKVEVATFLREPPMASLREQVLTKASDMPESLLASSPACKQFQRAPPGIPSWNDHGPLKAPPAAQEGRWPSKPLTYSLTGSTQQSRSLGAQSSRAVETREAVPQPRVPLGTRMLANLQATSDDVRGFEAPGTSRSSLLPKMSVSQDPRQLCLMEEVISEFEPGMATKSETQPQVCAAVVLLPDGQASVLPLVTENLAPQVPQGHLQSMPPGNMQASQELHDLMAARRSNLGHREPKNPNCQVSCKRQSPMFPPPHKSENSRKPNLEKHEERLEGLRTPQPTPVRKTEDTRQDEGVQPLPSKKQPPSISHFGENIKQFFQRVFSKKKSKPAPVTAESQKTGKNRSCVYSSSAEAQGLMTAVGQMLEEKMSLCHARHASKVNQHKQEFQAPVCGFPCNHRHPFYSEHSRMLSYAASSQQATLKSQSCPNRERQIRDQQPLKSVRCNNEQWGLRHPQLLLPKKAVSPVSPPQHWPKTPGASSHHHHCPRHCLLRGGI, translated from the exons ATGGAGAATCTCCCCTTTCCTCTAAAATTACTTAGTGCCTCGTCGCTAAACGCCCCCAGCTCCACACCATGGGTGTTGGATATCTTCCTCACCTTGGTGTTTGCCCTGGGGTTCTTCTTCCTATTATTCCCCTACTTCTCTTACCTCCGTTGTGACGACCCACCCTCACCATCGCCTGGGAAGAGAAA GCGTCATCTTGTCTCCCAGTGTCCAGTAGGGCGGAGAGGGAGGCCCAGAGGCAGGATGAAAAACCACAGTCTGAGAG CTTGTAGACCGCGCCTGAGAGGCCTGGAGGAGCTTTGGAACCTGTTTTCACAACTGCAGAG CCTCCTGGGGCCGCTCCTTGACAAAGGTGACTTTGGTCAGCTCTCCGGTCCAGACCCCCCAGGTGAGGTGGGCAAAAGAGCACCTGATGGAGACTCCCGGTCCTCTCATGAGCCTATGGAAGATACTGCTCCCATGCTTTCCCCGTTAGCTTCCCCGGATCCTCGAACCAAGCATCCTCAGGATCTGGCCTCCACCCCATCACCAGGCCCAATGaccacctcagtctcctcccTAAGTGCCTCCCAGGCACCAGAACCTTCCCTTCCCCCAGAAAGCCCCTCACCTGAGCCACCTGCACTTTTCCCTCACCCACCACACACCTCTGATAGTCCGTCTCCTCCGAAAGCTTTCCCTGCTCCTCCCCTGCGGGACTCCACTCTGATAATTCCATCTCACTGTGACTCAGTGGCACTTCCACTGGGCACCGTCCCTCAAAGCTTGTCTCTGCGTAAGGATTTGGCGGCTTCTGTCCCAGCCATCTCAGGCCTTGGCGGCTCAAACAGTCAAGTTTCTACCTTCTCCTGGTGGCAGGAGACTACCAGAACCTGGTGCGTCTTCAACTCGTCAGTCCAGCAAGATCATCTTTCCCG TCAAAGGGAGACTACAATGTCCCCACTGCTTTTCCAGGCCCAGCCCCTGTCCCATCTGGGGCCCGAGTCCCAACCCTTTATTTCATCCACACCCCAATTCCGGCCCATACCTATGGCTCAGGCCGAGGCTCAGGCCCATCTTCAATCCTCTTTCCCAGTCCTGTCTCCTGCTTTTCCATCCCCGATTCATAACTCTGGAGTAGCTTGCCCTGCGTCGCAGATTAAAGTGCAAGCTCTTTGCCTACCTGAAACTCAGCACCCTGAATGGCCTTTGTTGAGGAAACAACTAGAAGGTGGGTTGGCTTTACCCTCTAGGGTCCAAAAATCTCAGGATGTGTTTAGTGTCTCCACTCCTAACCTTCCCCAGGAAAGCTCGACATCCATTCTGCCTGAGAACTTTCCGATCAGTCCTGAACTCCAGAGACAACTGGAGCAACACATTCAAAAGTGGTTCATTCAACACCGGGGCAACCTGGGAAGGATCCAAGAGTCTCTGGATCTGATGCAGCTTCGGGACGAATCGTCAGGGACAAGTCAGGCCAAGGGCAAACCCAGGCCCTGGCAGTCCTCCACGTCCACAGGCGAAAGCAGCAAGGAGGCACAGAAGGTGAAGTTCCAGCTGGAGAGGGACCCGTGCCCACATCTGGGGCAAATTCTGGGGCAGACCCCGCAAAATCTATCCAGGGGCATGGAAAGCTTCCCAGGGAAGGTTCTGGGGATGACCTCTGAGGAGTCAGAAAGGGACTTGAGGAAGCCCTTGAGGAGTGACTCAGGAAGTGATTTATTAAGACGCACAGAAAGGAATCGTATAGAAAACATCCTGAAAACCCACGTCGGCAGGAAGTTGGGCCAGATGAACGAGGGCTTGATCCCTGTGAGTGTGCGTCGATCCTGGCTTGCTGTCAACCAGGCTTTTCCCATGTCTAACACCCACGTGAAGACCAGCAATCTAGCACCCCCGAAAAGTGGGAAAGCCTGTGTGAACACAGCCCAGGTGCTTCCCTTCCTCGAGCCGTGTACGCAGCAGGTGCTGGGAGCCCATATTGGGAGGTTATGGGCCAAACACAGGTGGGGTCTACCCCTCAGGGTCCTCAAACCCATTCAGTGCTTTAAACTGGAAAAGGTTTCGTCCTTGTCTCTTACACAGCTTGCCGGTCCCTCCTCAGCCACCTGTGAACCTGGGGCTGGCTCAAAAGTTGAGGTGGCCACGTTCCTTAGAGAGCCACCGATGGCAAGTCTGAGAGAGCAGGTGCTGACCAAAGCATCTGACATGCCAGAGAGTCTGCTGGCCTCTTCCCCTGCATGTAAGCAGTTCCAGAGGGCCCCGCCAGGGATCCCATCTTGGAATGATCATGGGCCCTTGAAGGCTCCTCCAGCTGCACAGGAGGGCAGGTGGCCATCTAAGCCCCTCACATACAGCCTCACAGGCAGCACCCAGCAGAGCAGGAGCTTAGGAGCCCAGTCTTCAAGGGCTGTAGAGACCAGGGAGGCAGTGCCACAACCCAGAGTCCCCTTGGGAACCCGTATGCTGGCAAACCTCCAAGCCACAAGTGATGATGTGCGTGGTTTCGAGGCTCCAGGGACCAGCAGAAGTTCTTTACTCCCTAAAATGTCTGTCTCCCAAGATCCAAGACAGCTGTGTCTTATGGAGGAAGTTATTAGTGAATTTGAGCCTGGAATGGCCACGAAGTCAGAGACCCAGCCTCAAGTTTGTGCCGCTGTTGTGCTCCTTCCAGATGGGCAAGCGTCTGTTCTGCCCCTTGTTACAGAGAATTTGGCTCCTCAAGTGCCCCAGGGCCATCTCCAGAGCATGCCTCCTGGGAACATGCAGGCTTCCCAGGAGCTACATGACCTCATGGCAGCCAGAAGGAGCAACCTGGGGCACAGGGAGCCCAAGAACCCAAACTGTCAAGTCTCATGCAAGAGACAAAGCCCGATGTTTCCCCCTCCTCACAAGAGTGAGAACTCTAGGAAGCCCAACttagaaaaacatgaagaaaggCTTGAAGGATTGAGGACACCTCAACCTACCCCGGTCAGGAAAACAGAGGACACCCGTCAGGATGAAGGCGTCCAGCCATTGCCATCAAAGAAACAGCCTCCTTCAATAAGCCACTTTGGAGAAAACATCAAGCAATTTTTTCAGCGggttttctcaaagaaaaaaagcaagccaGCACCAGTCACTGCCGAGAgccaaaaaacaggaaaaaacagatCCTGTGTGTACAGCAGCAGTGCTGAAGCTCAGGGGCTCATGACAGCAGTTGGACAGATGCTGGAGGAGAAGATGTCACTTTGCCACGCACGCCATGCCTCGAAGGTAAATCAGCACAAACAGGAGTTTCAAGCTCCAGTCTGTGGGTTTCCCTGCAACCACAGGCACCCCTTCTACTCAGAACACAGCAGAATGCTGAGCTATGCCGCCAGCAGTCAACAAGCCACTCTCAAGAGCCAGAGTTGTCCCAACAGAGAGAGGCAAATCAGAGACCAACAGCCCTTGAAAAGTGTCCGGTGCAACAATGAGCAATGGGGCCTGCGACATCCCCAACTCTTGCTCCCCAAGAAAGCTGTATCCCCAGTCAGTCCCCCTCAGCACTGGCCGAAGACACCTGGTGCCTCCagccaccatcaccactgtcccAGGCACTGTCTTCTTCGGGGAGGTATCTAA
- the LOC112608143 gene encoding spermatogenesis-associated protein 31A1-like isoform X4, producing MEDTAPMLSPLASPDPRTKHPQDLASTPSPGPMTTSVSSLSASQAPEPSLPPESPSPEPPALFPHPPHTSDSPSPPKAFPAPPLRDSTLIIPSHCDSVALPLGTVPQSLSLRKDLAASVPAISGLGGSNSQVSTFSWWQETTRTWCVFNSSVQQDHLSRHPPETCQMEAGSPFLLNSDGQNVMGIQVIERAKVNISEEKENNGSFPKQMSPEKHLNSLGNLVKSLDAEQDPTTPKPFWNMGENSKQLPSPQKLSDPRILQESFQKNYSQLFWGLPSLHSESLVANAWVTERSYTLQSPPFLFNGISNVCPIQRETTMSPLLFQAQPLSHLGPESQPFISSTPQFRPIPMAQAEAQAHLQSSFPVLSPAFPSPIHNSGVACPASQIKVQALCLPETQHPEWPLLRKQLEGGLALPSRVQKSQDVFSVSTPNLPQESSTSILPENFPISPELQRQLEQHIQKWFIQHRGNLGRIQESLDLMQLRDESSGTSQAKGKPRPWQSSTSTGESSKEAQKVKFQLERDPCPHLGQILGQTPQNLSRGMESFPGKVLGMTSEESERDLRKPLRSDSGSDLLRRTERNRIENILKTHVGRKLGQMNEGLIPVSVRRSWLAVNQAFPMSNTHVKTSNLAPPKSGKACVNTAQVLPFLEPCTQQVLGAHIGRLWAKHRWGLPLRVLKPIQCFKLEKVSSLSLTQLAGPSSATCEPGAGSKVEVATFLREPPMASLREQVLTKASDMPESLLASSPACKQFQRAPPGIPSWNDHGPLKAPPAAQEGRWPSKPLTYSLTGSTQQSRSLGAQSSRAVETREAVPQPRVPLGTRMLANLQATSDDVRGFEAPGTSRSSLLPKMSVSQDPRQLCLMEEVISEFEPGMATKSETQPQVCAAVVLLPDGQASVLPLVTENLAPQVPQGHLQSMPPGNMQASQELHDLMAARRSNLGHREPKNPNCQVSCKRQSPMFPPPHKSENSRKPNLEKHEERLEGLRTPQPTPVRKTEDTRQDEGVQPLPSKKQPPSISHFGENIKQFFQRVFSKKKSKPAPVTAESQKTGKNRSCVYSSSAEAQGLMTAVGQMLEEKMSLCHARHASKVNQHKQEFQAPVCGFPCNHRHPFYSEHSRMLSYAASSQQATLKSQSCPNRERQIRDQQPLKSVRCNNEQWGLRHPQLLLPKKAVSPVSPPQHWPKTPGASSHHHHCPRHCLLRGGI from the coding sequence ATGGAAGATACTGCTCCCATGCTTTCCCCGTTAGCTTCCCCGGATCCTCGAACCAAGCATCCTCAGGATCTGGCCTCCACCCCATCACCAGGCCCAATGaccacctcagtctcctcccTAAGTGCCTCCCAGGCACCAGAACCTTCCCTTCCCCCAGAAAGCCCCTCACCTGAGCCACCTGCACTTTTCCCTCACCCACCACACACCTCTGATAGTCCGTCTCCTCCGAAAGCTTTCCCTGCTCCTCCCCTGCGGGACTCCACTCTGATAATTCCATCTCACTGTGACTCAGTGGCACTTCCACTGGGCACCGTCCCTCAAAGCTTGTCTCTGCGTAAGGATTTGGCGGCTTCTGTCCCAGCCATCTCAGGCCTTGGCGGCTCAAACAGTCAAGTTTCTACCTTCTCCTGGTGGCAGGAGACTACCAGAACCTGGTGCGTCTTCAACTCGTCAGTCCAGCAAGATCATCTTTCCCGCCACCCACCAGAGACCTGTCAGATGGAAGCTGGTAGCCCGTTTTTACTCAACTCTGATGGCCAGAATGTCATGGGTATACAAGTCATAGAAAGAGCCAAGGTCAACATTtcggaggaaaaagaaaacaatggatcATTTCCAAAACAAATGAGCCCAGAAAAGCACTTGAATTCTTTGGGGAATTTGGTTAAATCATTGGATGCTGAGCAGGACCCCACAACCCCAAAACCCTTCTGGAACATGGGCGAGAACTCGAAACAGCTGCCCAGTCCTCAGAAGCTCTCAGATCCTAGGATCTTGCAGGAAAGTTTTCAGAAGAATTATAGCCAGCTTTTCTGGGGCCTCCCCTCTCTGCACAGCGAATCCCTGGTGGCTAATGCCTGGGTCACTGAAAGGTCTTACACTTTACAGTCTCCTCCTTTCTTGTTCAATGGAATTTCCAATGTCTGCCCAATTCAAAGGGAGACTACAATGTCCCCACTGCTTTTCCAGGCCCAGCCCCTGTCCCATCTGGGGCCCGAGTCCCAACCCTTTATTTCATCCACACCCCAATTCCGGCCCATACCTATGGCTCAGGCCGAGGCTCAGGCCCATCTTCAATCCTCTTTCCCAGTCCTGTCTCCTGCTTTTCCATCCCCGATTCATAACTCTGGAGTAGCTTGCCCTGCGTCGCAGATTAAAGTGCAAGCTCTTTGCCTACCTGAAACTCAGCACCCTGAATGGCCTTTGTTGAGGAAACAACTAGAAGGTGGGTTGGCTTTACCCTCTAGGGTCCAAAAATCTCAGGATGTGTTTAGTGTCTCCACTCCTAACCTTCCCCAGGAAAGCTCGACATCCATTCTGCCTGAGAACTTTCCGATCAGTCCTGAACTCCAGAGACAACTGGAGCAACACATTCAAAAGTGGTTCATTCAACACCGGGGCAACCTGGGAAGGATCCAAGAGTCTCTGGATCTGATGCAGCTTCGGGACGAATCGTCAGGGACAAGTCAGGCCAAGGGCAAACCCAGGCCCTGGCAGTCCTCCACGTCCACAGGCGAAAGCAGCAAGGAGGCACAGAAGGTGAAGTTCCAGCTGGAGAGGGACCCGTGCCCACATCTGGGGCAAATTCTGGGGCAGACCCCGCAAAATCTATCCAGGGGCATGGAAAGCTTCCCAGGGAAGGTTCTGGGGATGACCTCTGAGGAGTCAGAAAGGGACTTGAGGAAGCCCTTGAGGAGTGACTCAGGAAGTGATTTATTAAGACGCACAGAAAGGAATCGTATAGAAAACATCCTGAAAACCCACGTCGGCAGGAAGTTGGGCCAGATGAACGAGGGCTTGATCCCTGTGAGTGTGCGTCGATCCTGGCTTGCTGTCAACCAGGCTTTTCCCATGTCTAACACCCACGTGAAGACCAGCAATCTAGCACCCCCGAAAAGTGGGAAAGCCTGTGTGAACACAGCCCAGGTGCTTCCCTTCCTCGAGCCGTGTACGCAGCAGGTGCTGGGAGCCCATATTGGGAGGTTATGGGCCAAACACAGGTGGGGTCTACCCCTCAGGGTCCTCAAACCCATTCAGTGCTTTAAACTGGAAAAGGTTTCGTCCTTGTCTCTTACACAGCTTGCCGGTCCCTCCTCAGCCACCTGTGAACCTGGGGCTGGCTCAAAAGTTGAGGTGGCCACGTTCCTTAGAGAGCCACCGATGGCAAGTCTGAGAGAGCAGGTGCTGACCAAAGCATCTGACATGCCAGAGAGTCTGCTGGCCTCTTCCCCTGCATGTAAGCAGTTCCAGAGGGCCCCGCCAGGGATCCCATCTTGGAATGATCATGGGCCCTTGAAGGCTCCTCCAGCTGCACAGGAGGGCAGGTGGCCATCTAAGCCCCTCACATACAGCCTCACAGGCAGCACCCAGCAGAGCAGGAGCTTAGGAGCCCAGTCTTCAAGGGCTGTAGAGACCAGGGAGGCAGTGCCACAACCCAGAGTCCCCTTGGGAACCCGTATGCTGGCAAACCTCCAAGCCACAAGTGATGATGTGCGTGGTTTCGAGGCTCCAGGGACCAGCAGAAGTTCTTTACTCCCTAAAATGTCTGTCTCCCAAGATCCAAGACAGCTGTGTCTTATGGAGGAAGTTATTAGTGAATTTGAGCCTGGAATGGCCACGAAGTCAGAGACCCAGCCTCAAGTTTGTGCCGCTGTTGTGCTCCTTCCAGATGGGCAAGCGTCTGTTCTGCCCCTTGTTACAGAGAATTTGGCTCCTCAAGTGCCCCAGGGCCATCTCCAGAGCATGCCTCCTGGGAACATGCAGGCTTCCCAGGAGCTACATGACCTCATGGCAGCCAGAAGGAGCAACCTGGGGCACAGGGAGCCCAAGAACCCAAACTGTCAAGTCTCATGCAAGAGACAAAGCCCGATGTTTCCCCCTCCTCACAAGAGTGAGAACTCTAGGAAGCCCAACttagaaaaacatgaagaaaggCTTGAAGGATTGAGGACACCTCAACCTACCCCGGTCAGGAAAACAGAGGACACCCGTCAGGATGAAGGCGTCCAGCCATTGCCATCAAAGAAACAGCCTCCTTCAATAAGCCACTTTGGAGAAAACATCAAGCAATTTTTTCAGCGggttttctcaaagaaaaaaagcaagccaGCACCAGTCACTGCCGAGAgccaaaaaacaggaaaaaacagatCCTGTGTGTACAGCAGCAGTGCTGAAGCTCAGGGGCTCATGACAGCAGTTGGACAGATGCTGGAGGAGAAGATGTCACTTTGCCACGCACGCCATGCCTCGAAGGTAAATCAGCACAAACAGGAGTTTCAAGCTCCAGTCTGTGGGTTTCCCTGCAACCACAGGCACCCCTTCTACTCAGAACACAGCAGAATGCTGAGCTATGCCGCCAGCAGTCAACAAGCCACTCTCAAGAGCCAGAGTTGTCCCAACAGAGAGAGGCAAATCAGAGACCAACAGCCCTTGAAAAGTGTCCGGTGCAACAATGAGCAATGGGGCCTGCGACATCCCCAACTCTTGCTCCCCAAGAAAGCTGTATCCCCAGTCAGTCCCCCTCAGCACTGGCCGAAGACACCTGGTGCCTCCagccaccatcaccactgtcccAGGCACTGTCTTCTTCGGGGAGGTATCTAA